TCAGGATGGACATCGATGTACCTTTCTTCTCCGAACATTGTTGGAAGTTCAAGGATGCGCTCCTCTAACACGGACAAAAGAACGTTGTTTGCTTCTGGCTTGGCTCTGGAGAACTCGTTGTAAACCAATGTATAACCATATTTGCATGCAAGTGTCAGCGGATTGTCCACCCATTTGTATTTTGTTCTGTCCTTAGCTATCAAGACGTTGTGAACAAACCTGTCCCTTACGCTCTCGGTTTCCATCTCAGAGTATCCCCCGATCAAATCCGTTGTTGTCATTTGTTCGTCACCATTTATCCACACCACTGGTCTTCCCATCTCTTTTGCCACCTGCATCGCTAGTGT
This portion of the Candidatus Thermoplasmatota archaeon genome encodes:
- the gvpN gene encoding gas vesicle protein GvpN, with translation MEEKFSRIEPEMRAPELSTERVEPEFLVPIIENFVETEQIRRLKNRVKLWTKVGYPPHIVGPTGCGKTTLAMQVAKEMGRPVVWINGDEQMTTTDLIGGYSEMETESVRDRFVHNVLIAKDRTKYKWVDNPLTLACKYGYTLVYNEFSRAKPEANNVLLSVLEERILELPTMFGEERYIDVHPDFNIIFTSNSIEYAGVHRPQDALLDRMVDIYMDYYDFDTEVKIVQAH